A window of the Bdellovibrio sp. ZAP7 genome harbors these coding sequences:
- a CDS encoding BatD family protein yields MTKIGRFLIFLTFILNAVMAMAAGTTVNATVDRNEMRLGDTFTVTVSAVSSEDVDMQEPRVPELDGFELLNTWSSTAVAQKLVPGPGGMQFETQRRKEYSYSLAPKRQGTLSISSFEVVVGGKVFRTQPIVIKVGTGGGAPNPRQMPQRPQAPQFPGMNEDPFEAMDRAEEEMFNQLLQQRQRLQQQIRQQQGAGMPDEQFGMGASSAIDNPAFRSLPTNPNDAFFIGVEVDKTEVYEGEQVTVNWYIYTRGQMETLDRLKFPDLRGFWKEIIEEVPSIQFYEQNVGGIPWKKALLASHALFPIKAGTATIDSYKIKSRVRTLSQLGMMSKPYEYTKSSASIPIKVKPLPVDGRPSDFSGAVGQFDVHATIEGQSFPVNQPLSLKVRFEGAGNAKLIDLPAMTLPTGLEQYDTKSDSKFFKNGRSYKEFEMLLIPRQEGDMVFPGLSVSMFDPKSGKYYTKKTEPITLKIVNNPNAPVGSSQRISGAQQPAAAKVVENKLPDVIMAWQPSAQAAVMARPWLWIVIYAGIITALLVKSQREFGWGRRRRTLKEQVAKRYKVVDQAVGKDDYRTVGAEMTNIFYMVMGQVAGESGASQKIEDLMTQIPPSLRRDHGDEITKTFEVFQTLSFAPDEMLGSLKEKATVKQNIERAKKVISELISSKEEK; encoded by the coding sequence GTGACAAAGATTGGTAGATTTCTAATCTTTCTGACTTTTATTTTAAATGCAGTCATGGCTATGGCTGCAGGGACGACGGTTAATGCAACCGTTGACCGTAATGAAATGCGTTTGGGTGATACCTTTACAGTGACAGTTTCCGCAGTTTCCAGTGAAGACGTGGATATGCAGGAACCCCGCGTTCCAGAGCTTGATGGTTTTGAACTATTAAATACCTGGAGTTCAACAGCTGTTGCGCAAAAACTTGTTCCCGGTCCGGGCGGCATGCAGTTTGAAACCCAGCGCCGCAAAGAATACAGCTATAGCCTGGCTCCAAAGCGTCAGGGGACTTTAAGTATTTCTTCATTTGAAGTTGTGGTGGGCGGGAAAGTTTTTAGAACTCAGCCGATCGTGATTAAAGTCGGCACAGGCGGTGGTGCTCCGAACCCACGTCAAATGCCTCAACGTCCTCAAGCCCCGCAATTCCCCGGCATGAATGAAGATCCCTTTGAAGCGATGGACCGCGCCGAAGAAGAAATGTTTAATCAGCTTTTGCAACAGCGTCAGCGTCTGCAACAGCAGATCAGACAACAACAAGGTGCAGGAATGCCAGACGAACAGTTCGGCATGGGGGCCTCCAGCGCGATTGATAATCCGGCTTTTCGCAGTCTGCCGACAAATCCCAATGATGCTTTTTTTATTGGTGTCGAAGTAGATAAAACGGAAGTGTACGAGGGCGAACAAGTCACGGTGAACTGGTACATTTATACTCGTGGCCAGATGGAAACTTTGGACCGCTTGAAGTTCCCAGATCTTCGTGGCTTTTGGAAAGAGATCATCGAGGAAGTTCCGTCTATTCAGTTCTATGAACAAAATGTCGGCGGCATCCCTTGGAAAAAGGCTTTGCTTGCTTCCCATGCCCTTTTCCCGATCAAAGCGGGGACCGCCACTATTGATTCATATAAAATCAAATCCCGTGTTCGTACTTTGAGTCAATTGGGGATGATGAGTAAACCCTATGAATACACAAAAAGCTCAGCCAGCATTCCTATCAAAGTAAAACCACTGCCAGTGGATGGACGTCCTTCTGATTTCTCGGGTGCTGTTGGTCAGTTCGACGTGCATGCGACGATTGAAGGTCAAAGTTTCCCGGTGAATCAACCCTTAAGCCTTAAAGTCCGTTTTGAAGGCGCAGGGAATGCGAAGCTGATCGATTTGCCAGCCATGACTTTGCCGACGGGACTTGAGCAGTACGACACAAAATCAGATTCCAAGTTCTTTAAAAACGGTCGCAGCTACAAAGAATTTGAGATGCTTTTAATCCCGCGCCAAGAAGGCGACATGGTTTTTCCGGGATTAAGTGTCAGCATGTTTGATCCTAAATCAGGCAAGTACTACACGAAGAAAACTGAACCGATCACTTTGAAAATCGTAAATAACCCAAATGCTCCGGTGGGCTCTTCACAAAGAATTTCCGGCGCTCAACAACCGGCAGCTGCGAAGGTTGTGGAAAATAAACTGCCTGACGTGATCATGGCGTGGCAACCATCAGCGCAAGCAGCAGTGATGGCTCGTCCCTGGTTATGGATTGTGATTTACGCGGGGATCATCACGGCTTTATTGGTTAAGAGCCAACGTGAATTCGGCTGGGGCCGCAGACGTAGAACTTTGAAAGAACAGGTGGCCAAACGTTATAAAGTTGTCGATCAAGCGGTAGGCAAAGATGACTACCGCACGGTCGGTGCTGAAATGACGAACATCTTTTATATGGTGATGGGACAAGTGGCAGGGGAGTCCGGAGCTTCGCAAAAAATCGAAGACCTGATGACCCAAATCCCCCCAAGCTTACGACGTGATCATGGGGATGAGATCACGAAGACTTTTGAAGTTTTCCAAACTCTGTCCTTCGCTCCGGATGAGATGCTCGGAAGCCTAAAAGAAAAAGCCACGGTGAAACAAAACATCGAGCGGGCTAAGAAGGTCATCAGCGAATTGATTTCCTCGAAAGAAGAGAAATAG
- a CDS encoding tetratricopeptide repeat protein has translation MRKLILCSILLMLTGCGDQLDLRTLKVNREGNALLEKQNFQGANEKYIEALRFNPYLSRVHSNLGLSFEGLQQAEKAQQSYAEAGRLAEATKDADMLFVARFNEAQLLGKAKKVDEALELYQKALEIVPSSKEVKTNIELLIQTQQGGGGQGDNKDKKDQQQQGKDQQQQQQQDQKGDKDQNKDQKDQDGKDGKDQKEKQQYQNSAKYKPRPFAGKELSEGDVKKILGEIKQQEGKIRADYNRKETKEQPRDKDW, from the coding sequence ATGAGAAAGCTGATTCTTTGTTCTATTTTACTGATGCTGACGGGTTGTGGAGATCAACTGGATCTTAGAACTTTGAAGGTGAACCGCGAGGGGAATGCCCTTTTGGAAAAACAGAACTTTCAAGGTGCGAATGAAAAGTATATCGAGGCTTTAAGATTCAATCCTTATCTGTCTCGCGTGCATAGTAACTTGGGTCTTTCGTTTGAAGGTTTGCAGCAGGCCGAAAAAGCTCAGCAGTCTTATGCCGAAGCTGGCCGCTTGGCGGAAGCAACGAAAGATGCGGATATGCTTTTCGTTGCACGATTTAATGAGGCCCAACTTTTAGGAAAAGCTAAAAAAGTGGATGAAGCCTTAGAGCTTTATCAAAAAGCGCTGGAAATCGTCCCTTCCAGCAAAGAAGTGAAAACCAATATCGAGTTATTAATCCAGACGCAGCAAGGTGGCGGCGGTCAGGGCGATAATAAAGATAAAAAAGATCAGCAGCAGCAGGGTAAAGACCAACAACAGCAGCAGCAGCAGGATCAAAAGGGCGATAAAGATCAAAACAAAGACCAAAAAGACCAGGACGGAAAAGACGGCAAGGACCAAAAAGAAAAGCAGCAGTATCAAAACTCTGCCAAGTACAAGCCTCGTCCCTTTGCCGGAAAAGAACTTTCCGAAGGCGATGTAAAGAAAATCCTGGGAGAGATTAAGCAGCAGGAAGGAAAAATCCGTGCTGACTATAATCGTAAAGAAACGAAGGAGCAGCCTCGTGACAAAGATTGGTAG
- a CDS encoding DUF58 domain-containing protein, with protein MGLPPEVLKKVKLLELNTRKLVNNLFAGEYHTAFKGQGMTFADFREYVPGDDVRSISWPLTARTGKTFIKTFEEERELTLIIAVDVSGSSDFGTGPYFKGEVMTHMAALLAFSAVKNNDQIGLLLFSDQVEHFVPPKKGRGHVQRLLRDLYYYKPKSHNTKLSNGFSFLQGALKKRATIFVFSDFQDEGFDQSLRLLGRKHDVVACVVNDAAEYSLPSMGVIEVQDAETGEVLTVDTSSASFRKEYEQAVQARKETRDKLLRKAQVDRVDVKSSEDFVDPLVAFFKKRK; from the coding sequence GTGGGATTGCCTCCAGAGGTCTTAAAGAAAGTTAAACTGCTAGAGTTGAACACAAGAAAACTTGTGAACAACCTTTTTGCAGGCGAGTACCATACGGCCTTTAAAGGTCAGGGTATGACTTTCGCGGACTTCCGTGAGTATGTTCCTGGTGACGATGTTCGTTCGATCTCCTGGCCGCTGACGGCACGCACAGGAAAAACTTTTATCAAAACTTTCGAAGAAGAACGTGAACTGACGTTGATCATCGCGGTCGATGTCAGCGGTTCCAGTGATTTCGGAACGGGTCCTTATTTCAAGGGCGAAGTGATGACTCACATGGCAGCCTTGCTTGCGTTTTCGGCAGTTAAGAATAACGACCAAATTGGTTTGTTGCTTTTCAGCGATCAGGTAGAACATTTCGTTCCGCCGAAAAAAGGCCGTGGCCACGTTCAACGTTTGCTGCGTGATCTTTATTACTACAAACCAAAAAGTCACAACACCAAACTTTCTAATGGCTTTAGCTTCCTTCAAGGGGCTTTGAAAAAGCGTGCGACTATTTTCGTATTCAGTGACTTCCAGGACGAGGGCTTTGATCAAAGCTTGCGCTTGCTGGGAAGAAAGCACGATGTGGTGGCGTGTGTTGTGAACGATGCTGCGGAATACTCTTTGCCAAGTATGGGCGTAATTGAAGTGCAGGATGCCGAAACGGGTGAAGTATTAACCGTCGATACATCGTCTGCAAGCTTTAGAAAAGAATACGAGCAAGCTGTTCAGGCCCGAAAAGAAACTCGGGATAAGTTATTGCGTAAAGCCCAAGTGGATCGCGTGGATGTAAAATCCAGCGAAGATTTTGTGGATCCTTTGGTAGCGTTTTTTAAGAAGAGAAAATAA
- a CDS encoding VWA domain-containing protein — MTIHSPVAFWLLLPLIAIVVWVLLRKKTKTPTLQFGSVQVLKSVTPSIRTRLLNIPLILKALGIALAIFALARPQEMNTKIKKNVEGIDIVIALDISDSMLIEDMKPLNRLEAAKETIKQFINGRSSDRIGLVIFAGESFTLVPPTLDYQLILSRVDEITTAASARIKDGTALGVALANAAGRLKDSQAKSRVVIFMTDGENNSGTIDPETGLEIAKGYGIKIYSIGIGKDGPTRIPIYTRDIFGQKIKTYQPFDSTVNEDLLGRMASQTGGKYYRASKEDSLKGVFKDIDSLEKTKIDVNKFTNYTEKYPPYLLAGIILYLVGLLLGRTWLRRVP; from the coding sequence ATGACAATACACTCTCCCGTAGCTTTCTGGCTTTTGCTACCCCTGATTGCGATCGTCGTTTGGGTTTTATTGAGAAAGAAAACTAAAACTCCCACTTTGCAGTTTGGTTCTGTGCAAGTTTTAAAATCCGTGACTCCAAGTATTCGTACGCGACTGTTAAATATTCCTTTGATTTTAAAAGCCCTGGGAATTGCCCTTGCGATCTTTGCTTTGGCAAGACCGCAGGAAATGAATACGAAAATCAAAAAGAACGTTGAAGGCATCGATATCGTGATTGCTCTGGATATCTCCGATTCCATGTTGATCGAAGATATGAAGCCTTTGAATCGTTTGGAAGCCGCGAAAGAAACAATCAAACAATTTATCAATGGCCGTAGTTCTGACAGAATTGGTCTGGTGATCTTTGCAGGGGAATCATTCACGTTGGTGCCGCCAACTTTGGATTACCAATTGATTCTTTCCCGCGTCGATGAAATCACGACCGCGGCTAGTGCCCGTATCAAAGACGGAACGGCGTTGGGTGTGGCATTGGCGAATGCCGCAGGCCGCTTGAAAGATTCCCAGGCAAAAAGCCGCGTCGTGATCTTTATGACCGACGGGGAGAATAACTCAGGCACAATCGATCCGGAAACGGGTCTTGAGATCGCGAAGGGTTATGGAATCAAGATTTACTCAATCGGTATCGGTAAAGATGGTCCGACACGTATTCCAATTTATACCCGGGATATCTTTGGTCAAAAAATTAAAACCTATCAGCCCTTTGATTCCACGGTGAACGAAGATCTGTTGGGTCGGATGGCAAGTCAAACCGGTGGTAAGTACTACCGTGCTTCCAAGGAAGACTCTTTGAAAGGTGTTTTTAAAGACATCGACTCGTTGGAAAAAACGAAAATCGATGTGAATAAGTTTACGAACTACACTGAGAAATACCCGCCATATCTTTTGGCCGGTATCATTCTTTATTTGGTGGGCTTGCTCTTGGGTCGTACATGGTTAAGGAGGGTGCCGTAA
- a CDS encoding VWA domain-containing protein, translated as MFRFENMAAFNYLWLIPAIIIIGYFFDRRAKKAMEKAIGSRLYPFLSSSVSQKKRRIKTVFQVVAVFFFVLALARPQFGQSKQEVKSEGVEIIFAVDVSESMMSEDVKPNRLTQAKTELSRLVDLMPGNKIGVMAFAGSAALLSPLTNDPGAVKMYIDALDTNSVSSQGTSFQEALSNAKDAFERGGVSTDDTVKVTRVIIIASDGEDHEPGALEAAKKLAEDGTRIFTVAYGTEKGGAIPVRDGMGFLKGYKKDRGGQTVITTVKGDALRALAEAGKGSFYTATVGGDQVKHLVEDINNLEKTQFDTTMATQYEERFQILLLIGILLAMFELYVGERRKGFRFWKGRFEVPAE; from the coding sequence ATGTTTAGATTTGAAAACATGGCAGCTTTTAACTATTTGTGGTTGATACCGGCGATCATCATCATTGGTTATTTCTTTGATCGCAGAGCCAAAAAAGCGATGGAAAAGGCTATTGGTTCCCGCCTGTACCCATTCCTTTCCAGTTCCGTGTCCCAAAAGAAACGCAGAATTAAAACTGTGTTTCAGGTGGTTGCGGTTTTCTTTTTTGTTCTGGCATTGGCTCGACCGCAATTTGGTCAAAGTAAACAGGAAGTGAAAAGCGAAGGTGTTGAGATCATCTTTGCCGTCGACGTCTCTGAAAGTATGATGTCTGAGGACGTCAAACCCAACCGTCTGACTCAGGCAAAAACGGAATTAAGCCGTTTGGTTGATCTGATGCCGGGAAATAAAATTGGTGTAATGGCCTTTGCCGGATCCGCGGCCTTGTTGTCACCTCTGACAAATGACCCAGGTGCCGTGAAAATGTACATCGATGCCTTGGATACGAATTCAGTTTCAAGCCAAGGGACAAGTTTTCAGGAAGCTCTGTCTAACGCGAAAGATGCCTTCGAGCGTGGCGGTGTTTCAACGGATGATACCGTCAAAGTCACACGCGTGATCATTATCGCCTCTGACGGTGAGGACCACGAACCGGGGGCTTTGGAAGCTGCAAAAAAATTAGCTGAAGATGGCACACGTATTTTCACAGTCGCTTATGGAACTGAAAAAGGTGGCGCGATCCCAGTGCGTGATGGCATGGGCTTTCTAAAAGGCTATAAAAAAGATCGTGGTGGGCAAACGGTGATCACGACGGTTAAAGGTGATGCTTTACGTGCCTTGGCTGAAGCCGGTAAAGGCAGCTTCTATACAGCAACAGTTGGTGGTGATCAGGTTAAGCACCTGGTTGAAGACATCAACAATCTTGAGAAAACGCAATTCGATACGACGATGGCGACTCAGTACGAAGAGCGCTTTCAAATCCTGCTGTTAATTGGAATTTTGCTTGCGATGTTTGAGCTCTATGTCGGCGAAAGACGTAAAGGCTTCCGGTTCTGGAAGGGTCGCTTTGAGGTGCCTGCCGAATGA